In a genomic window of Pirellulaceae bacterium:
- a CDS encoding CotH kinase family protein, with translation MSSTWKFGRIASPGTHPIERLEPRQLLAVGPLLISEFAAANDSMLIDSFEKTSDWIELHNPTDSPVSVEGWSLTDDADDLQKWYLPNLIVEPGGFVLIFASGLDLKDPTSELHANFALDTEGEYLGLIRPDQIAAHAFAPQFPPQQIDVSYGLPWTDGEIQADASKYFSEPSPGAANKTGLSGFVTAPQFSMSHGFFDAPFDLTITSDTSDAEIRYTTNGQAPTQSTGTVYSSPIRIHHTTVLRAVAFKPDQLPSVVGTQTYLFSDDIVRQDTDSAITAGLSTEWGRVRSAPGDNEADFEMDPEIVNDPAYDVANSLRTLPTLSLVSDGENLFGPTGIYANPGRRGIEWERPTSVELIYPDGSEGFQVDAGLRMQGAYSRTHAKKNGMRLVFKDQYGPTALEFPLFGDGEQNRFNTLVLRAGFNDSWYSNIGPGEAQYTRDEFNLQIQRAMGHETINTEFMHVYLNGTYWGLYNVVERPDAAFAAEHFGGDEDEWDSINHNGVEDGNDEAWNTLLELVKDSSPEGFLRLQGIDPANPAAESYLDVDNFIDYVIGNIYTANTDWPHKNWYAARRRGPESEGFRFFSWDAELSVNLSNWSRLTTNHTRLCGSPNANRCEDLYLIFDPLRNNPEFRLRFADRIHKHFFNDGVLFVDPDRPAWDPEHPERNRPAEMYREVNEQIRDALVAESARWGDAIRSDQQAPYKPDVEWQTELNDQLKEYFPQRNQIVLDQLRSPRPNSDGNADPLYPSVVAPAFDINNQYQHGGQVQPGDLLTMKQQNGGTVYYTTNGTDPRLPGGDISPEAIRTNTVDYINGSSDARYFIPTGHISESDWRAVDFDDTSWNQGLAAVGFDTGKSEDAIQVPNGFLVRQVHSTERLPDWATVELLFSGENLERETVVENVPLINYLDRDRRGHFDNNIDFPGGGGTNFALEASGRILVRETGDYTIGVSSNDAARLSVDGVEIIFDPDRHRTRDSFATINLTAGLHDLEMTMFNQLGTSTVELFFAHGAKDEFDADFVLLGDDQSIPLNDFIQSDIGSDNASASVYVRVPFAVSPDENLNSLALEMRYDDGFVAFLNGVEVASQNAPEIVSHDSQAVTIRPDAKAIAIEQFNLSKHIGLLQPGNNLLAIQSLNASAEDPDLLLQPTLVASSSPHQIEINESTIVNARTFEASAWSALNQATYRVSEPAGQANLRISEVHYHPADSTTQEAAAGFRDADNFEFIELVNIGERAIDLSEVAFTKTHDGETEQGVAFRFIDGDITELPPNERMVVVEDVAAFRFRYGDSPAVAGEWSGRLSNASETIKLIAGNQLLQQFRYVDDWQPTTDGMGRSLEIIDASDPNLENWSRAENWQPSRNLGGTPSSTRVPIVGDANHDGIFDSSDLVTVFMAGQYDDAIPTNSTFETGDWDGDGEFDSSDLVFAFQKGNYIRLAVPIHLIDPLESAGIVDRSRSRADRLPNKTLLNPTPETVANKKILRW, from the coding sequence ATGTCATCAACCTGGAAATTTGGCCGCATCGCTTCACCTGGGACACACCCCATTGAGCGTCTCGAACCCCGACAGCTACTCGCTGTTGGACCGCTGTTAATCTCAGAGTTCGCGGCTGCTAATGACTCGATGCTCATCGACAGTTTCGAAAAAACGTCGGACTGGATCGAGTTACACAATCCGACAGATTCCCCGGTGTCGGTTGAGGGCTGGTCGCTGACCGATGATGCCGATGACCTTCAAAAATGGTACCTGCCCAATCTGATTGTGGAGCCGGGCGGCTTCGTACTCATCTTTGCCTCCGGTCTCGATCTCAAGGATCCGACATCGGAGCTGCACGCGAACTTCGCACTTGATACGGAAGGCGAATATCTGGGACTCATACGTCCGGATCAAATTGCTGCTCACGCGTTTGCCCCTCAATTCCCCCCACAACAAATCGACGTCTCGTACGGCTTACCATGGACGGATGGAGAAATCCAAGCGGACGCATCAAAATATTTTTCGGAACCGAGCCCTGGTGCTGCAAACAAAACAGGGTTGTCTGGTTTCGTGACGGCACCTCAATTCAGCATGAGTCACGGCTTTTTCGATGCGCCGTTTGATCTAACGATTACCTCGGATACATCGGATGCTGAAATACGTTACACAACGAATGGCCAAGCTCCCACCCAATCCACAGGGACGGTCTATTCTAGCCCCATCCGAATTCATCATACGACGGTGCTGCGTGCAGTAGCATTCAAGCCTGACCAACTACCATCAGTCGTTGGCACACAGACATATCTTTTCTCAGACGACATTGTTCGACAGGACACCGATTCAGCGATTACCGCGGGTCTTTCGACAGAATGGGGCCGGGTACGTTCCGCACCCGGCGACAATGAAGCTGATTTCGAAATGGACCCGGAAATTGTCAACGATCCCGCCTACGACGTCGCAAACAGTCTCAGAACACTGCCAACGTTGTCTCTTGTTTCTGACGGCGAAAACCTGTTCGGTCCCACTGGTATTTACGCCAATCCCGGACGCCGTGGAATCGAATGGGAACGTCCGACATCCGTCGAATTGATCTATCCTGACGGCTCAGAGGGCTTTCAAGTAGACGCCGGACTCCGGATGCAGGGTGCGTATTCTCGCACACACGCCAAGAAGAATGGAATGCGTCTGGTTTTCAAGGATCAGTACGGGCCAACGGCCCTAGAATTCCCCCTCTTTGGCGACGGCGAACAAAACCGGTTCAACACCTTGGTCCTGCGTGCCGGATTCAACGACTCGTGGTATTCCAATATTGGGCCCGGCGAAGCTCAGTACACAAGAGATGAGTTCAACCTCCAGATTCAAAGAGCGATGGGACATGAAACGATCAACACCGAATTCATGCACGTTTATTTGAATGGAACTTACTGGGGGCTCTACAATGTGGTTGAAAGGCCCGATGCCGCATTTGCCGCCGAGCATTTTGGCGGAGACGAAGACGAATGGGATTCAATCAACCATAACGGCGTTGAAGACGGCAATGACGAGGCGTGGAACACGTTGTTGGAGCTGGTAAAAGACAGCTCACCGGAAGGATTTCTACGCCTCCAAGGAATTGACCCCGCGAACCCAGCTGCCGAATCCTATCTCGATGTGGATAACTTCATTGACTACGTGATCGGCAACATCTACACGGCTAATACAGACTGGCCACACAAAAACTGGTATGCGGCTCGACGCCGAGGTCCGGAAAGCGAAGGATTTCGATTCTTTTCCTGGGATGCGGAACTTTCGGTGAATCTGTCAAACTGGTCTCGTTTAACAACGAACCACACTCGACTTTGCGGGAGTCCCAATGCCAATCGGTGCGAAGACCTCTATTTGATTTTCGATCCTCTCCGCAACAACCCGGAATTCCGGCTGCGGTTTGCCGACCGGATTCACAAGCATTTCTTCAACGACGGCGTATTATTCGTCGATCCAGACCGACCCGCATGGGATCCAGAGCATCCAGAACGCAATCGCCCCGCGGAAATGTACCGTGAAGTCAACGAGCAAATCCGTGACGCATTAGTTGCCGAATCAGCACGATGGGGCGACGCAATTCGTTCGGACCAACAAGCACCGTATAAGCCCGATGTCGAATGGCAGACGGAACTCAACGATCAACTCAAAGAGTATTTCCCGCAACGAAACCAAATCGTTTTGGACCAATTGCGTAGTCCAAGGCCCAACAGTGATGGCAATGCCGACCCACTCTATCCATCCGTGGTCGCTCCGGCTTTTGACATCAACAATCAATATCAGCACGGTGGACAGGTGCAACCCGGTGATCTTCTCACCATGAAACAGCAAAATGGCGGGACCGTTTACTACACAACCAACGGAACGGACCCTCGACTGCCGGGCGGAGATATCAGCCCTGAAGCGATCCGCACCAATACTGTCGACTACATCAACGGCTCATCTGACGCTCGCTATTTCATCCCTACGGGTCACATCAGTGAATCCGATTGGCGAGCCGTGGATTTCGATGATACAAGTTGGAACCAAGGATTGGCGGCAGTTGGATTTGACACGGGCAAATCCGAGGATGCAATTCAGGTACCGAACGGTTTTTTAGTTCGTCAAGTTCACTCGACGGAACGCCTGCCTGACTGGGCGACCGTTGAACTTCTTTTTTCAGGTGAAAATCTTGAACGCGAAACAGTTGTAGAAAACGTTCCGTTAATCAACTATCTGGACCGAGACCGCCGCGGCCACTTCGACAACAACATTGACTTTCCTGGTGGGGGTGGGACGAACTTCGCGTTGGAGGCTTCCGGCAGGATCCTCGTTCGCGAAACGGGAGATTATACGATCGGTGTGAGCAGTAATGACGCCGCAAGACTTTCAGTGGACGGTGTAGAAATCATATTCGACCCAGACCGCCACAGAACTCGCGATAGTTTTGCCACCATCAATCTCACCGCTGGCCTACATGATCTTGAGATGACCATGTTCAACCAACTGGGAACATCGACAGTCGAACTATTTTTCGCCCATGGCGCAAAAGATGAATTTGACGCTGACTTTGTATTACTTGGCGACGATCAGAGTATTCCCCTAAACGATTTCATTCAAAGCGACATCGGGTCCGACAATGCTTCGGCATCCGTCTACGTTCGAGTTCCGTTTGCAGTCTCACCAGACGAAAATTTGAATTCACTCGCTTTAGAAATGCGATACGACGACGGATTTGTTGCCTTCCTCAATGGAGTCGAAGTCGCGAGTCAGAATGCACCCGAAATCGTTTCACACGATTCTCAGGCTGTCACGATTCGACCGGATGCCAAAGCAATTGCAATTGAACAATTTAATCTTTCGAAACACATCGGACTTTTGCAGCCAGGCAATAACCTACTTGCGATCCAGAGCTTAAACGCAAGTGCGGAGGATCCGGATTTGCTGCTTCAACCAACACTTGTGGCGTCGTCGTCACCTCATCAAATCGAAATCAACGAATCGACGATCGTCAACGCAAGGACATTTGAAGCCAGTGCCTGGTCCGCCCTAAATCAAGCGACCTATCGTGTGTCGGAACCGGCCGGGCAGGCAAACTTGCGAATCAGCGAAGTGCATTACCATCCGGCCGATTCGACAACGCAAGAAGCAGCCGCTGGATTCAGGGATGCTGACAATTTCGAATTCATCGAACTGGTAAACATCGGTGAACGGGCAATCGACCTTTCGGAAGTCGCTTTCACAAAAACTCACGATGGTGAAACGGAACAAGGCGTGGCATTTCGATTCATCGACGGTGACATTACCGAACTGCCTCCGAACGAACGGATGGTCGTTGTGGAAGATGTTGCCGCATTTCGTTTTCGATATGGTGACTCGCCCGCTGTCGCTGGCGAATGGTCTGGACGTCTCAGCAATGCCAGTGAAACCATCAAGCTCATTGCCGGCAATCAATTACTACAACAATTCCGATACGTCGATGATTGGCAGCCAACGACGGATGGAATGGGTCGGTCACTGGAAATAATCGATGCCTCAGATCCGAATTTGGAAAACTGGAGTAGGGCGGAAAATTGGCAACCAAGTCGCAACCTTGGTGGTACGCCTAGCTCGACGCGAGTTCCAATCGTTGGCGATGCGAATCACGATGGGATCTTCGATTCTAGCGATCTCGTTACCGTTTTCATGGCCGGTCAGTACGATGACGCGATCCCAACCAACTCGACATTCGAAACGGGTGACTGGGATGGCGACGGAGAGTTTGATAGCAGTGACTTAGTATTCGCTTTCCAGAAGGGAAACTACATTCGCCTGGCAGTTCCAATCCATTTGATCGACCCGCTCGAATCCGCAGGGATTGTCGACCGCAGTCGTTCCCGCGCAGACCGCCTTCCAAACAAAACCTTGCTCAACCCAACGCCTGAAACCGTCGCAAACAAGAAAATTCTGCGGTGGTAG
- a CDS encoding tetratricopeptide repeat protein, with amino-acid sequence MTNQKRIMSVRITEQFSRDNNSVRLSDYEKIDDDAAQLLSQHRMLWLNGLTELSDIAAEALSWNRGGLFLNGLLELSDTAAKSLGRHQGYAVHLDGLTELSKPTAAALSQLRGTLSLSGLTDLSDAAAKALGCYRGYALYLNGLTELSDPAAEALSQQWGTLSLDGLTELSDPAAEAFGRHRFDLLSLNGLRSLSEKAAKSLSQNQGELWLDGLITLSDAAAEALARQQRALSLDGLSELSNKAAEAFSRYQGQLYLNGLTQLPDTTAQTLARHQATLFLDGLTQLSNKAAEALSQCQGDLSLNGLTELSDPAAKAFGRRQGRGLYLGSLARMSDAALLTLIRRKDDLHLNHTEALNWYRRAADQGHASGQYSLANMYYNGQGVTQDHVAAVNWYRRAADQGDADGQYNLANMYYNGHGVTQDHVAAVNWYRRAADQGHTGGRNNLGNMYYKGEGVTQNYAEAMIWYRRAAGQGNPNAQYNLAFMYAQGQGVIQDDTEAVNWYRRAADQGDPDAQNSLAFMYSHGQGVIQDDTEAVDWYRRAADQGDSDAQNSLACMYRDGLGVQQQHAAACAWFLVAADNRNKMAQQNLIKLKPSLTDEQLVAAEKLAEQLRTQIASEIS; translated from the coding sequence ATGACCAACCAAAAGAGAATCATGTCGGTCAGGATTACCGAACAGTTTTCCAGAGACAATAACAGTGTTCGGCTTTCAGACTATGAAAAGATTGACGACGACGCGGCCCAACTTCTCAGTCAGCATCGAATGCTTTGGCTCAATGGCCTAACCGAACTGTCCGACATTGCGGCCGAAGCTCTCAGTTGGAATCGGGGAGGGCTGTTTCTAAACGGCTTGCTTGAACTGTCGGATACAGCGGCCAAATCATTGGGCCGGCATCAGGGATACGCAGTTCACCTCGACGGCCTAACCGAGCTGTCGAAGCCAACTGCAGCCGCTCTAAGTCAGCTGAGAGGAACGCTTTCTCTCAGCGGCTTGACAGACCTGTCGGATGCAGCCGCCAAAGCGTTGGGGTGCTATCGGGGATACGCACTCTACCTCAACGGCCTAACCGAGCTGTCGGATCCAGCTGCCGAAGCCCTTAGTCAGCAATGGGGAACGCTTTCCCTTGACGGCCTGACCGAGCTATCGGATCCAGCTGCCGAAGCTTTCGGTCGGCACCGGTTTGACTTGCTTTCTCTCAACGGTCTGAGGAGCCTATCTGAAAAAGCAGCAAAATCGCTCAGCCAAAATCAGGGTGAGCTTTGGCTCGACGGCCTGATCACCCTATCAGATGCAGCTGCCGAAGCGCTCGCTCGGCAGCAGAGAGCCCTTTCCCTGGACGGCTTGAGCGAGCTGTCGAACAAAGCTGCCGAAGCTTTCAGTCGGTATCAAGGACAACTTTACCTCAACGGCCTGACCCAGCTACCGGACACAACCGCCCAAACACTCGCTCGACATCAGGCAACGCTTTTCCTCGACGGCCTGACTCAACTGTCGAACAAAGCCGCAGAGGCTCTCAGCCAATGTCAAGGAGACCTTTCCCTCAACGGCCTGACAGAGCTATCGGATCCTGCCGCCAAAGCGTTTGGTCGTCGTCAGGGAAGAGGGCTTTATCTCGGTAGTCTCGCTAGAATGTCAGACGCTGCATTGCTTACATTGATACGTCGCAAGGATGATCTTCATCTAAATCACACCGAAGCCTTGAACTGGTATCGCAGGGCAGCGGACCAGGGACACGCCAGTGGGCAGTACAGTCTTGCGAACATGTACTACAACGGCCAAGGTGTCACGCAGGACCATGTGGCAGCCGTGAACTGGTATCGCAGGGCGGCAGACCAGGGAGACGCCGATGGGCAGTACAATCTTGCGAACATGTACTACAACGGCCACGGTGTCACGCAGGACCATGTGGCGGCCGTAAACTGGTATCGCAGGGCGGCGGACCAGGGACATACCGGTGGGCGGAACAATCTTGGGAATATGTACTATAAAGGCGAAGGCGTTACGCAGAACTATGCAGAAGCCATGATTTGGTATCGCAGGGCCGCGGGCCAGGGAAACCCCAACGCGCAGTACAATCTCGCGTTTATGTACGCTCAGGGCCAAGGTGTTATTCAGGACGACACGGAAGCCGTGAACTGGTACCGCAGAGCGGCAGACCAGGGAGATCCCGACGCACAAAACAGTCTCGCGTTTATGTACTCCCATGGCCAAGGTGTTATTCAGGACGACACGGAAGCCGTGGACTGGTACCGCAGGGCAGCAGACCAGGGAGATTCCGACGCACAGAACAGTCTTGCCTGCATGTATCGCGACGGGCTAGGCGTTCAGCAGCAACACGCCGCTGCGTGCGCATGGTTTTTGGTGGCTGCCGACAATCGGAATAAAATGGCCCAGCAAAACCTGATAAAACTCAAACCGAGTCTGACTGACGAGCAACTTGTGGCAGCGGAAAAACTGGCCGAACAATTACGAACGCAAATCGCCTCAGAAATTTCTTAA
- a CDS encoding sugar-binding protein gives MTNSLGSRIGSSFAIILFSASAATAGLQGKVQVPQVPEGSITIDGNLSDWALGSYTTVAEQPDFPEGREGYENGDPSNTLGDHLVFNRDQVWFFGNGAGQCASGEQCAIDNNEGDFSSTVYMSWDSKALYFLNVTVDDVLQDTQDDSEFGDQAYKNDGFEIFVDALNDSDDNVASFGNPPSSNFDDEEPNLDDFQLSFALNENYPDGARQHMERAARPGLMGGLGEGQPYEEFDEIVSGERNGPGGIYRGALDGFGKDIAATQTADGYILEVAVPWEFADLDDDGDATDDWAGAIGKEFGFSLFWNDQDMDTDVDFGVPDGGILRALWTQGGGPFFNGEAWATAELVGAVGPTGDYNGNGEIDAGDLDVQAQYMEDNNLAGDLNGDGKTDSTDRTAWVTTIQKSWIGDSNFDGEFNSSDFVTVFTAGKYENGASANYAEGDWNGDMVFNSGDFVAAFSAGGYESGPLPAAVSIVPEPSAFALVGLGLLGLLSQRKRR, from the coding sequence ATGACTAACTCATTGGGCTCAAGGATTGGTAGCAGCTTTGCCATCATCTTGTTCAGTGCGAGTGCAGCGACTGCGGGACTCCAAGGTAAAGTCCAGGTGCCTCAAGTGCCAGAGGGAAGCATTACGATTGATGGTAATCTCTCCGATTGGGCACTGGGAAGTTATACGACAGTCGCTGAACAGCCTGACTTCCCTGAGGGACGAGAAGGGTATGAGAATGGCGATCCATCGAATACGTTGGGTGATCATCTCGTCTTCAACCGAGACCAGGTCTGGTTTTTTGGAAATGGTGCTGGCCAGTGTGCGAGTGGAGAGCAATGCGCGATCGACAATAACGAGGGCGACTTTTCCTCAACTGTGTACATGTCTTGGGATTCCAAGGCGCTGTACTTCCTGAATGTGACCGTCGACGATGTGCTTCAGGATACTCAGGACGACAGCGAGTTTGGCGACCAAGCCTATAAGAACGACGGATTTGAAATCTTTGTCGACGCTTTAAACGATTCCGATGACAACGTCGCCTCATTCGGCAACCCACCTTCTTCCAATTTCGATGACGAAGAACCCAATCTAGACGATTTTCAACTCAGTTTTGCCTTGAACGAGAATTATCCTGACGGGGCACGACAACATATGGAGCGAGCGGCTCGACCGGGCCTGATGGGTGGACTCGGCGAGGGACAGCCGTATGAAGAATTCGATGAAATCGTCTCGGGGGAACGAAACGGTCCGGGCGGAATTTATCGTGGAGCTTTAGATGGCTTCGGCAAGGATATTGCCGCGACCCAAACAGCGGACGGCTACATTCTCGAAGTAGCTGTTCCTTGGGAGTTTGCCGACCTGGACGACGATGGCGATGCCACGGACGATTGGGCCGGTGCCATTGGAAAAGAATTTGGTTTTTCGCTCTTTTGGAATGACCAAGACATGGACACGGACGTTGACTTTGGCGTACCAGACGGCGGAATCCTGCGAGCGCTTTGGACACAAGGCGGCGGCCCATTCTTTAATGGAGAGGCTTGGGCGACCGCCGAATTGGTTGGAGCTGTCGGACCCACCGGCGACTACAATGGCAACGGTGAGATTGACGCCGGCGATCTCGATGTACAGGCACAGTACATGGAAGACAACAACTTGGCGGGGGATCTGAATGGAGATGGAAAAACGGACAGTACAGATCGCACCGCATGGGTAACCACCATTCAAAAGTCTTGGATCGGCGATTCGAACTTCGACGGCGAATTCAACAGCAGTGATTTTGTTACTGTCTTTACCGCCGGCAAGTACGAAAACGGAGCGTCAGCAAATTACGCTGAGGGCGATTGGAACGGTGACATGGTCTTTAATAGCGGGGACTTTGTGGCAGCTTTCTCCGCCGGCGGCTATGAGTCGGGCCCGCTGCCAGCGGCCGTATCGATCGTACCAGAGCCATCGGCGTTTGCTCTCGTCGGCTTAGGATTGCTCGGACTTCTTTCACAGCGAAAGAGGCGATAA
- a CDS encoding PEP-CTERM sorting domain-containing protein (PEP-CTERM proteins occur, often in large numbers, in the proteomes of bacteria that also encode an exosortase, a predicted intramembrane cysteine proteinase. The presence of a PEP-CTERM domain at a protein's C-terminus predicts cleavage within the sorting domain, followed by covalent anchoring to some some component of the (usually Gram-negative) cell surface. Many PEP-CTERM proteins exhibit an unusual sequence composition that includes large numbers of potential glycosylation sites. Expression of one such protein has been shown restore the ability of a bacterium to form floc, a type of biofilm.), giving the protein MHIRSCVLYFAAMTMTGTTFAEEPFFISEAPKTSPTIDGVVDPHEWTGNALPMSWAHNERTKADSAPLEIEIQYAWDNENFYVLVQEIADDDPTGGYNASNWCGECVWNGEVPDGGYNGNGPAPWSTDSIGFYDKGIKWPGTDPDDATAATTQEIGPWSQFWVALVPEADLPLTDPQPFHMVRTTNDQLNEGGTGVLIGPEYEENFGSVPLIPDLDAPDKAQAAHGIDKQGRRVTEFLMRWDQIRYDLNDERAEVQDRIEQLNDFDALDGHFLQDVEAGYEFRLDPFLVDGVDNQSHPDAPFSWGSQTAPSGIEFDSAVQTFADASIVRLLDNPLARLDDDSLTNLQQRADYVHNVLGTWIGDSNLDGEFNSTDFVSVFQQGQYEDGIDGNSSWITGDWNGDHEFNSSDFVFAFQDSGFEAGPRPQIQAVPEPAGYLMLLLGLSGLSGIRSRKS; this is encoded by the coding sequence ATGCACATTAGATCCTGCGTCCTGTACTTTGCAGCAATGACGATGACTGGAACGACTTTCGCGGAAGAGCCATTCTTTATCAGCGAGGCGCCAAAGACATCGCCCACCATTGACGGCGTTGTCGATCCGCATGAATGGACAGGCAACGCCCTGCCGATGTCATGGGCTCATAACGAGCGTACCAAAGCCGATTCAGCCCCATTGGAGATCGAGATTCAGTACGCATGGGACAATGAGAATTTCTATGTTCTCGTTCAGGAGATCGCCGATGACGACCCAACGGGTGGGTACAACGCGTCCAACTGGTGTGGCGAGTGCGTTTGGAACGGAGAAGTCCCCGACGGTGGATATAACGGCAACGGACCAGCACCGTGGAGCACAGATAGTATTGGGTTTTACGACAAGGGTATCAAATGGCCTGGCACGGACCCGGATGACGCGACAGCTGCGACTACTCAAGAAATCGGCCCCTGGTCGCAGTTTTGGGTCGCGTTGGTCCCGGAAGCAGATTTGCCGCTAACCGATCCACAGCCGTTTCACATGGTGCGAACCACAAACGACCAATTAAATGAAGGGGGTACGGGCGTGCTGATTGGTCCCGAGTACGAGGAGAATTTTGGTTCAGTTCCATTGATTCCTGACTTAGATGCGCCGGACAAAGCGCAGGCAGCTCATGGGATTGACAAACAAGGGAGGCGGGTCACTGAATTCTTGATGCGGTGGGATCAGATTCGCTACGACCTAAATGACGAGCGAGCCGAAGTTCAAGACCGGATCGAGCAACTGAATGATTTTGACGCTTTAGACGGGCACTTTCTCCAGGACGTCGAAGCTGGTTATGAATTCCGATTGGACCCGTTCTTGGTGGACGGAGTCGACAATCAGTCCCACCCCGATGCGCCATTCAGCTGGGGCAGTCAGACGGCTCCAAGTGGAATAGAGTTTGACTCGGCTGTCCAGACGTTTGCGGACGCCTCGATCGTTCGCCTCCTTGACAATCCCCTGGCGCGACTTGATGACGACTCCCTGACAAACCTACAACAACGGGCGGACTATGTGCACAACGTACTGGGTACCTGGATCGGCGATTCAAACCTAGATGGTGAATTCAATTCGACGGACTTCGTATCGGTCTTCCAACAAGGTCAGTACGAAGATGGGATTGACGGAAATTCAAGTTGGATCACCGGAGACTGGAACGGTGACCACGAATTCAACTCGTCGGATTTTGTTTTCGCGTTTCAAGATAGTGGCTTTGAAGCTGGCCCACGACCGCAAATACAAGCTGTGCCGGAACCTGCCGGCTATTTGATGTTGCTGCTAGGATTGAGCGGACTTTCCGGAATTCGCAGCAGAAAAAGCTGA
- a CDS encoding protein tyrosine phosphatase encodes MRKNILFVCSKNQWRSPTAEAVYQVDHRIAVRSRGTARTAVQRLRRSDFDWADAILVMEGKHRNRILADFPAEARDMRIYVLDVPDDYKFMDPELVDLLQSTCESIIEDLSGNDGEQDC; translated from the coding sequence ATGCGAAAGAATATTCTTTTTGTGTGCAGTAAGAATCAGTGGCGCAGTCCCACTGCAGAAGCCGTCTATCAGGTTGATCATCGAATTGCCGTCCGTTCGCGAGGGACGGCACGAACTGCGGTTCAGAGGCTGCGAAGAAGCGACTTCGACTGGGCCGATGCGATTTTAGTCATGGAAGGTAAGCACCGAAACCGTATCCTCGCTGACTTTCCCGCAGAAGCGAGAGACATGCGTATCTATGTGCTCGACGTTCCGGATGACTACAAGTTTATGGATCCAGAACTCGTCGACTTACTGCAATCCACATGCGAATCGATCATTGAAGATTTAAGTGGGAACGACGGTGAACAAGACTGTTGA
- the rfbA gene encoding glucose-1-phosphate thymidylyltransferase RfbA, with translation MTRKGIVLAGGSGTRLHPVTLGVSKQLLPVYDKPMVYYPLSVLMLAGIREILLISSPEDVSSFQRVLGDGSRFGINLSYAEQPKPDGLAQAFLIGESFIGDSPVTLVLGDNVFYGQGLTPKLQAVASQTQGATVLGYQVADPQRFGVVEIDGESQAISIAEKPTHPKSSLAVTGLYFYDNQVVEIAKQVAPSSRGELEITSVNQAYLERGQLSVQVLGRGFAWLDTGTQESLLEASMYVKTVEHHQGYKVACLEEIALNNHWITKQTLEQSLPPSANNAYSQYLWGLVKTPAKHSGQ, from the coding sequence ATGACACGCAAGGGAATCGTCCTTGCCGGGGGGTCGGGGACCCGTTTGCACCCGGTTACATTGGGCGTCAGCAAGCAACTGCTGCCGGTCTATGACAAACCGATGGTCTACTACCCTCTTTCCGTGTTAATGCTCGCCGGCATCCGTGAAATTCTTTTAATTTCAAGCCCGGAAGACGTTTCATCCTTCCAACGCGTCTTAGGCGATGGGAGTCGATTCGGCATCAACTTGAGCTACGCGGAACAACCGAAGCCCGATGGATTGGCTCAGGCTTTTTTAATTGGCGAATCGTTTATTGGTGACTCGCCGGTAACTTTGGTCCTTGGCGACAATGTTTTCTACGGACAGGGGCTGACACCCAAGCTACAGGCGGTGGCCAGTCAAACCCAGGGCGCCACCGTCCTCGGATACCAGGTTGCTGACCCACAGAGATTTGGCGTGGTGGAGATCGATGGCGAAAGCCAGGCCATCTCGATTGCCGAAAAACCCACGCACCCCAAATCATCTCTAGCGGTTACCGGGCTTTATTTTTACGACAATCAGGTGGTTGAGATTGCCAAACAGGTCGCGCCTTCGTCGCGAGGTGAACTGGAAATCACGTCAGTCAATCAGGCTTATCTGGAACGTGGGCAACTGTCAGTTCAAGTATTGGGCCGTGGCTTTGCCTGGCTTGACACGGGAACTCAGGAATCACTCCTGGAAGCATCGATGTACGTGAAGACGGTGGAACATCACCAAGGCTACAAAGTCGCCTGCCTCGAAGAAATTGCCCTCAATAATCATTGGATCACCAAGCAGACATTGGAACAGTCACTGCCACCGTCTGCAAACAACGCCTACTCCCAATATCTCTGGGGACTCGTGAAAACACCTGCTAAACACAGCGGTCAGTAA